From Prionailurus viverrinus isolate Anna chromosome B2, UM_Priviv_1.0, whole genome shotgun sequence, the proteins below share one genomic window:
- the CASP8AP2 gene encoding CASP8-associated protein 2 isoform X3, whose translation MAADDDNGDGTSLFDVFSASPLKNNDEGSLDIYAGLDSAVSDSASKSCVPSRNCLDLYEEILTEEGTAKEATYNDLQVEYGKCQLQMKELMKKFKEIQTQNFSLKNENQSLKKNISALIKTARVEINRKDEEINNLHQRLSEFSHFRNNHKTLRTPDIVKTKDLKSRSPHLDDCAKTDLRVKSDVSKDVHHSTSLPNPEKEGKSHCEKKSTLYLSPFTEKHCNNGIWSRSHYQVGESISNEDNRRGRKDIRHSQYSRGTDRIRKDLNSSCGDSESRNTEASQRLQGRPEKYGKGEPKAESKNSKFKSNTDTDYKNERINSWEKETFRERSYTRVESQSDKKLERQSERSQTINRKELKSQDKEERKVDQKPKSVVKDQDHWRRSERPSLTHSKNEIKSHNSSKYHLEERRGREDCKRDRGVSNHSFQEGRCPSFFSSSRTHKHTDSKESDAVQQWENTPLRAERHRTEDKRKRERESKEENRHIRNEKRTPTEHLQKTSKETKKTTTNLKRQNEPKSDKGEVSNNEVSEGVDNKEPAIKADSGPNETKNKDLKLSFMEKLNLTLSPAKKQPVSQDNHPKITNIPKSSGICDLECLVQATTVTCVPSVSEHTAEETKSKLLEPKDALAVASEPRTSNPERKMEGESVLVKSVENTMGCDVPICGTETSFSAPVEMEQTESLFPSSTEMEQTINGAREAVPVAMDILQTNVSQNFGLELDTKRNVDLNSCSVSEGMEMKEPSATKVAESSDSILQPSVEETEILPVALSEDGNPKFEPSLVDTPLDESKSCHLEPCSPKETQESSLQQSAIVDNRMEIGETNSVYNDDENSVLSIDLNHLRPIPEAISPLNSPVRPVAKVLRLESPSQVSLCNNSHKDIFPPDSAQSTSKSKSDLNKENQKPVCKSDKFTDADYHKNSSLDELEEGEIISDSEKSKPQESFEKSDKPRTSTEVQNAKSNPGSRKSTMHLGKDSRKTSIKIHQTKSRWNNNRQSESSRSSKTERKDKTMSTSSLEKIVPIIAAPSSVREIMHMLRMIRKHVRKNYMKFKVKFSLIQFHRIIESAILSFTSLIKHLDLSKISKSVTTLQNNLCDVIESKLKQVKKNGIVDRLFEQQLPDMKKKLWKFVEEQLDYLFGKLKKILGKFCDSINFGSDSDEGKREKINKEKAQYSNCQKGNVDNSSKEMLKEKSPKSEDSVNHKSALGCKKSEEKPQDNFSINTVKRDIKKSSNTCFDNIKNSQSEERSLEPNCPSIPKPGKMEGSTIEDAQTSQHAALKPERSFEILTEQQASSLTFNLVSDAQMGEIFKSLLQGSDLLDNSVNCNEKSEWELKTPEKQLLESLKCESIPTCTTDELVSGVVSPCPKMISDDNWSLLSSEKGPSLSSGLSLPVHPDVLDESCMFEVSTNIALSKDNGCSSEKSKPCISSILLEDLAVSLTVPSPLKSDGHLSFLKPEVLSSSTPEEVISAHFSEDALLEEEDASEQDIHLALESDNSSSKSSCSSSWTSRSVTPGFQYHPNLPMHAVIMEKSNDHFIVKIRRAAPSTSPSLKQNMVADESLASLPRVEKEADKAVEKEYVSCQNGVFKSVEELNSDNNVDSSKSAHEEQDCMIQTQVPDIYEFLKDASGKVSHGNEVADECFKLHQVWEPKVPESIEELPPMEEISHSVEDHLPDTYIDLTKDPVTETKNLGEFIEVTVLNIDQLGCSEGNLDQNAQILDDMQPDTVDAFIDLTQEVSSESKNESNHPALGVERLECQVICVDEDNCKEGKVQVANGPLECIVEKACIDLTSEPPSSCEVKKDDLKPESASNSDSSVLPGTLDNAPKKRKKLSDLNHSHKKQRKETDLTSREKTKKITHDSSENGEAHRKKASKKKAPAVTKDPSSLKSSPGIEELSATATSPISLSAKNVIKKKGEIIVLWTRNDDREILLECQKRGPSLKTFSYLAAKLNKNPYQVSERFQQLMKLFEKSKCR comes from the exons CTTCtcctcttaaaaataatgatgaaggTTCTTTGGACATATATGCTGGGTTGGACAGTGCTGTTTCTG aCAGTGCTTCCAAATCCTGTGTACCATCCAGAAATTGTTTGGATTTATATGAAGAAATCCTGACTGAAGAAGGAACTGCAAAGGAGGCAACATATAATGAT TTGCAAGTAGAATATGGTAAATGTCAGCTGCAAATGAAAGAGCTGATGAAAAAGTTTAAGGAAATACAGACACAG aatttcagcttaaaaaatgaaaaccagtcTCTTAAGAAGAATATTTCAGCACTTATCAAAACTGCTAGAGTGGAAATAAATCGCaaggatgaagaaataaataatcttcACCAAAG ACTGTCTGAGTTCTCACATTTTCGAAATAATCACAAAACTCTAAGGACACCAGATATAGTTAAAACAAAAGATCTTAAATCCAGATCTCCCCATTTGGATGATTGTGCAAAGACTGATCTCAGAGTGAAAAGTGATGTTTCTAAAGATGTACATCATAGCACTTCACTGCCAAATCccgaaaaggaaggaaaatcacaTTGTGAAAAAAAGAGCACTTTGTATTTGTCTCCATTTACTGAAAAACACTGCAACAATGGCATTTGGTCACGTTCCCATTATCAGGTTGGTGAGAGTATCTCAAATGAGGATaatagaagagggagaaaagatatTAGACATAGCCAATATAGCAGAGGAACGGATAGAATACGGAAAGACTTAAATTCTAGTTGTGGTGATAGTGAATCAAGGAACACAGAGGCTAGTCAAAGGCTACAAGGACGTCCTGAGAAATATGGTAAAGGTGAACCAAAGGCTGAAAGTAAAAATTCAAAGTTTAAAAGTAATACAGATACGGATTATAAAAATGAACGCATTAACTCTTGGGAAAAAGAGACCTTTAGAGAAAGGTCATATACTCGAGTAGAATCTCAAAGTGACAAAAAACTAGAAAGACAAAGTGAAAGATCACAaactataaatagaaaagaacttAAGTCGcaagacaaagaagaaaggaaagttgATCAGAAACCTAAATCCGTAGTAAAAGACCAGGATCATTGGAGAAGATCTGAACGACCATCACTTACTCATtccaagaatgaaataaaatctcaTAATTCAAGTAAATACCAtctagaagagagaagaggaagggaagattgTAAAAGAGATAGGGGTGTAAGTAATCATAGTTTTCAAGAAGGAAGATGTCCATCCTTTTTTTCATCCAGCAGAACTCATAAACACACTGACTCCAAAGAATCTGATGCTGTGCAACAGTGGGAAAATACACCTTTAAGAGCAGAACGGCATAGGACTGAAgataagaggaaaagagaacgagaaagcaaagaagaaaataggcatataagaaatgaaaaaagaacaccTACAGAACATTTGCAGAAGACTagcaaagaaactaagaaaaccaCTACGAatttaaagagacagaatgagccCAAAAGTGATAAAGGTGAAGTCTCTAACAATGAGGTTTCTGAAGGAGTGGATAATAAAGAGCCTGCAATTAAAGCTGACAGTGgtccaaatgaaacaaaaaacaaagacttaaaGTTGAGTTTTATGGAAAAATTGAACTTAACCCTTTCTCCTGCTAAAAAGCAGCCTGTTTCTCAGGATAACCACCCGAAAATAACCAATATCCCCAAATCCAGTGGCATATGTGATTTGGAGTGCTTGGTTCAGGCGACAACAGTGACATGTGTGCCCTCTGTCAGTGAACATACCGCAGAGGAAACCAAATCAAAGTTATTGGAACCAAAGGATGCTCTTGCAGTTGCATCTGAACCCAGGACCAGTAATCcggaaaggaaaatggaaggagagagtgTGTTGGTTAAATCTGTTGAGAACACTATGGGTTGTGATGTGCCCATTTGTGGTACAGAGACTTCCTTCTCAGCACCTGTGGAAATGGAACAAACAGAATCCTTGTTTCCATCATCAACAGAAATGGAACAAACCATTAATGGTGCCAGGGAAGCAGTTCCTGTGGCAATGGACATATTACAAACAAATGTTTCTCAAAACTTTGGCTTGGAATTGGATACTAAAAGAAATGTTGATTTAAATTCTTGTAGTGTTTCTGAAGGTATGGAGATGAAGGAGCCTTCTGCAACAAAAGTAGCTGAATCCAGTGACAGCATTTTGCAGCCTtcagttgaagaaactgaaattttgCCAGTAGCCCTTTCAGAAGATGGTAACCCCAAATTTGAGCCTTCTCTTGTAGATACACCATTGGATGAAAGTAAGTCTTGTCATTTGGAGCCTTGCTCACCTAAAGAGACACAAGAATCTTCACTTCAGCAGTCTGCGATAGTGGACAACAGAATGGAAATCGGTGAAACAAACTCAGTATATAATGATGATGAGAATTCAGTTTTGAGCATTGACCTCAATCACCTGAGGCCTATTCCAGAAGCCATCAGTCCTCTGAATAGTCCAGTGAGACCTGTAGCAAAAGTTCTTAGACTGGAAAGCCCATCTCAAGTTTCATTATGTAATAACAGTCATAAAG ATATATTTCCACCAGATTCGGCTCAATCTACCTCTAAGAGCAAGTCTGATCTCAATAAGGAAAATCAAAAGCCAGTTTGCAAATCTGACAAATTTACAGATGCAGACTACCATAAGAATTCATCTTTAGATGAAttggaagaaggagaaattatAAGCGACAGTGAAAAATCTAAACCACaagaaagttttgaaaaaagtGACAAACCTAGAACTTCTACTGAAGTCCAGAATGCAAAAAGTAACCCAGGAAGTAGGAAAAGTACTATGCACTTGGGTAAAGACAGTAGGAAAACATCTATAAAAATTCATCAGACCAAAAGCAGATGGAATAATAATAGACAAAGTGAATCTAGCAGATCttcaaaaacagagaggaaagataAGACCATGAGTACCTCCAGCCTGGAAAAAATAGTTCCAATTATTGCTGCACCCTCTTCTGTACGAGAGATTATGCACATGTTACGAATGATAAGAAAACATGTaaggaaaaattatatgaaattcaaggtaaaattttcattaatacAATTTCATAGAATTATCGAGTCAGCAATTTTGAGTTTTACATCACTAATTAAACACCTTGACTTATCCAAGATCTCAAAGTCAGTGACTACTTTACAGAATAATCTCTGTGATGTTATAGAATCCAAACTTAAGCAAGTTAAAAAGAATGGCATTGTGGATCGTTTGTTTGAACAGCAGCTaccagatatgaaaaaaaaattgtggaagtTTGTAGAAGAAcagctggattatttgtttggaAAGCTTAAGAAAATCTTAGGAAAGTTTTGTGATTCCATAAACTTTGGCAGTGACAGTGATGAAGGAAAACGTGAAAAGATAAATAAGGAGAAAGCACAATATTCAAATTGTCAGAAGGGGAATGTGGACAACTCCAGCAAAGAAATGCTGAAAGAGAAATCCCCCAAATCGGAAGATTCTGTTAATCATAAGTCTGCACTTGGATGTAAAAAATCTGAGGAAAAACCTCAAGATAATTTCAGTATTAACACAGTAAAGcgtgacattaaaaaaagttctaacACTTGCTTTGATAACATTAAGAACTCTCAGTCTGAAGAACGCTCCTTGGAACCAAATTGTCCCAGCATCCCAAAGCCAGGAAAAATGGAAGGCAGCACCATAGAGGATGCACAAACATCCCAGCATGCAGCTTTGAAGCCAGAACGCAGTTTCGAGATTCTTACTGAACAGCAAGCATCTAGCCTTACTTTTAATTTAGTGAGCGATGCACAGATGGGTGAAATATTCAAAAGTTTGTTACAGGGTTCTGATCTTTTGGATAACAGTGTTAATTGTAATGAAAAAAGTGAGTGGGAGTTAAAGACTCCAGAAAAACAGCTGCTGGAGAGTCTTAAGTGCGAATCTATACCAACTTGTACAACTGACGAGCTGGTTTCAGGGGTGGTTTCTCCATGTCCTAAAATGATTAGTGATGACAATTGGTCATTATTGTCATCTGAGAAAGGTCCATCTTTGTCTTCAGGACTTTCTTTGCCAGTTCATCCTGATGTGTTGGATGAAAGTTGTATGTTTGAAGTGTCCACTAATATAGCTTTGAGTAAAGATAATGGATGTAGTTCAGAAAAGAGCAAGCCCTGCATTTCCTCCATACTTCTTGAAGATCTCGCAGTCTCTTTAACAGTACCATCACCTCTGAAGTCAGATGGTCATCTCAGTTTCTTAAAGCCTGAAGTTTTGTCTAGTTCAACTCCTGAAGAAGTTATTAGTGCCCATTTTAGTGAAGATGCCTTACTTGAAGAAGAGGATGCATCTGAACAAGATATTCATTTAGCTCTGGAGTCTGATAATTCCAGCAGCAAATCAAGTTGTTCTTCATCATGGACAAGTCGGTCTGTTACTCCAGGCTTTCAGTACCACCCCAACCTACCCATGCATGCTGTCATAATGGAAAAGTCCAATGATCATTTCATTGTGAAAATACGGCGTGCTGCACCATCTACCTCCCCTAGTCTTAAACAGAATATGGTGGCTGACGAGTCACTGGCATCGTTGCCCAGAGTGGAAAAAGAAGCAGATAAAGCAGTGGAGAAAGAATATGTTTCATGTCAGAATGGAGTTTTTAAATCTGTGGAGGAATTAAATTCCGACAACAATGTTGACAGCAGTAAATCAGCTCATGAAGAACAGGACTGTATGATACAAACACAGGTTCCTGATATATATGAATTTCTTAAAGATGCTTCAGGTAAAGTGAGTCATGGTAATGAAGTGGCTGATGAGTGTTTCAAGTTGCATCAAGTATGGGAACCAAAAGTACCTGAAAGCATTGAAGAATTGCCTCCAATGGAAGAAATTTCACATTCTGTTGAGGATCATCTTCCAGACACATATATAGACCTCACAAAAGATCCAGTCACTGAGACCAAAAACTTGGGGGAATTCATAGAAGTAACAGTTTTAAATATTGATCAGTTGGGATGCTCTGAAGGCAATTTGGATCAGAATGCTCAAATACTAGATGATATGCAGCCTGATACTGTAGATGCTTTCATTGATTTGACACAAGAGGTTTCAAGTGAGAGTAAAAATGAGAGTAACCATCCTGCTTTAGGTGTTGAACGCTTGGAATGTCAGGTGATATGTGTAGATGAAGATAACTGTAAGGAAGGAAAGGTGCAAGTGGCAAACGGGCCTTTGGAATGCATTGTTGAGAAAGCCTGTATCGATTTGACCTCAGAACCTCCCAGTTCATGTGAAGTAAAAAAGGATGACTTAAAACCAGAGTCGGCATCAAATTCTGATAGTTCAGTGTTGCCTGGGACTTTGGATAATGctcctaaaaagagaaaaaaactttctGATCTAAATCATTCTcataaaaaacagagaaaggaaacagactTAACCAGTAGGgaaaagactaagaaaattaCCCATGATTCTTCTGAGAATGGTGAAGCTCACCGAAAGAAAGCCAGTAAGAAAAAGGCCCCTGCAGTGACTAAAGATCCCTCATCGTTGAAGTCAAGCCCAGGGATCGAGGAGCTGTCAGCAACTGCCACTTCTCCTATAAGCCTTTCTgcaaaaaatgttattaaaaagaagggagaaattaTAGTTTTATGGACAAG aaaTGATGACCGGGAAATTTTATTGGAGTGTCAAAAAAGAGGGCCatcattgaaaacattttcttatttagctGCCAAGTTGAATAAAAATCCATATCAG gTCTCAGAAAGATTCCAGCAGCTAATGAAGCTCTTTGAAAAGTCAAAATGCAGGTAG